The genome window CGAAGTCCGATTATTACCATTGATGTTTCTACGATTTTTCAGTTTCAGTATGCCTCAAGGGCCGATCATGGAAACTGAGCTTTCCATAATAGACGCGGGTCACCTCATTCGCCAGCATATTGACTGGCATTATTCCTGCATGCCGGGCTTAGGGTACTCCTTTGTAAAATTTGTCTATTATCTGCAGACTTGAAGCTCATGGAGGCTCATTAAAGTTTATGTGGACTTCTACATCACTTCACTCTTTATTCTCCTTTTCCTGTAGGCTTTGCCCCATTCATAAAAGGGGTTctttcgtcgtgatcgattgccccatttttctctatcaaaggcctgatctggatgcagtcgcaaggctttcaaatccccatccagcgtatcaagcaaccGTTGTTTTGGCGATATATCTGCTAAATTACATAATGGAACCAGATGGGAATATCTTTTTCTTCCAATCGGGAAGTTAAGGTGTATGTGAAGGAAGTACACGATAGTGTTCATTTCAGATGCATATGCAGGTCAATGAATATATGGTGGGTTCAAAGCCCGCTATCAAATACCAAATGCCAGAGTGAGCTTCAGgcaacacctagagtatgtatCTCAAAGGTGAGCTAGTGTCATCGtgacacttgcaaaaatgttgccgaatgttGGCGGCCTGAAACAACGTCGGAGGTTACCTTCGAGCCAAAGgaagcgcttgcaaactctcagagaaggAAGCAaatgaattcggtttaccgacTGATGCCTTCTAGAACCACATCATATGAGACGGTACTAAGGCACATGATCCCAGTCGATATCCtcgtgaaagaaatgagaaCGCGGGGATACGGCGAGGCGAGAATGGTATGATCACTGGCAACATAGATGCCACGACTCTACGAATGGTAGCAGAAACAAGGGGAGACTAACTACCAAATTACCCATTTCCTCACGGAAAACGGTTGCTACAGGCGGTGTCTGTATGGGTTCAACGATTTGCCGAATAGCCCTGGATGCGGTGGCACAACCAAATACGCAGATGACGTGACTTTTCATTACCCAAGGGTCAAGatggaaagaaggaacctaaaCGAAAGGAGCATGAACCCCAATAATATAGTTGCGGAAATACCGAGGTCGAATGGTAACTGGCTTACGCTTCCCTTTTGAATCGTAAGAGTGCAGAGTGAGCTACTTGAGGAAGCCCGAAGGAGGAGAGTAGGAAGGATCACAAGCAGCGCCAAGAAACACTTTGAATATTTAACCGTgcacaaatggaaaaatatgcacAGAAAGTTCCATACAAAAAGAAAACGCAAAGCTTTTTATTTCCAGCTTCCCGGCTGCCTACAATCGTATCGAGCGAATGCCGGCCGTAGCAGATTTAACCAACCCATAATTTCTGTTTGCAAATGTGAGTACTTCTAAATACCCATCAACTCAATTAGGAACTAAAATCACTGCAGAGCACCCATTTGACCTATCCTTTCTCGCATCCTCAAATATAAATTTGATAGGCAAGCGGTAgcttccaaactacaatttttagtagtttAGAGGAAGTTACAGCATGTCCATCAATTTTAGCCTAGACTACAAGTAGCGGACAAAAATCTGATCCgtcaaatataaataattgcTAGGTCAGCTAAGGATGAAATTTGTGGTGGCATTAATAAAAATCATCGTTTAGCGCTGCTCAAAGAGCTAAGTGGAATCTAGACGTTAACTATTTTttgaagtaaaataaaaacgTCCCACCTGCCAGTAAACGAGTTTTTCGTGCACTAATGAATTTGCAAGCCACCTACTATCGACAGAACACATGGATTAGACCTTGGCCGACCGCACGGGATAACGCGGATTGGAGTCCGAAACGCTAGCAATGAACTTTGAAAACAATTTGTGCGAGTTTCGACTACATAGTATTTTATTCTAAACTGAAGCTGCATATTTCAAACTTCTGCAAGCCTCTTTCCTACTACACACATAACCAGCAAAGAAAAAGACTGTTCTGAAGGGATCCCTTATTCTTCGAGTTTTCACAATCTCAGCAAAgaccagattttacctaatactatcaCTAAGAGCCTAAATATCCGTCAGaaactccccgcaatatcgagcacgttTGCAAAATTGTAAACTTCTGCATGCTTTGAACCACACTGTGTGGAAGGACATCTAGGAAAgccgacaatattatgggaactataaccaTCTTCTCGAGACACAAAATTGCCGCAATTTCCCAAGCCAatgactgttccgctcgaaacgtctcaccttagggtcaaagctcttactgtacaagactatgatcttgccagtcctcgtgtattcgtcggagacttgggttcttagcaagaaaaaaaaaatcttgaccgcgttgaggatggaccattccgtagcccacataacgacgaaatctatgggcgataccatgaccgtcatgttttggataaaatccgcttgaataggttacggtgggcgggccacttaatccgtatggatgcggatgatccagcccggaatggtagaaaatgaagaagaggcagaccttcctgagatagagcgatcacgtaggtcaggacgccagacagcatttagggttatcgaattggtggacctcggcgcaaaaccgagatgtctggagttccttattaagggaggcccagaccggataccggttgttgtgccgttgatgatgatgaactactTCATATGAATATAACTCAATATCAAGTTGTTTCATATCACTGCTATATCGTCAGCGGAATAGAACTCTAAGGTTTCTTGAGTAATCAAAATATTCCACAAAGATGCGCCGCATAGGATGCTCACAAATTTAATGTCGTTCTTTGATGCGATATTCGCCTTGCGCCTCAACTTTCTCTCAATCCaattatcatcattaacggtgcaacaaccggtattcggtcttaGCCTGCCTAGTAAGAAACTCCggagatcccggttttgcctGAGGTCTgtcaattcaatatccttaaaatctcgggcagggtctgcaacatcttctgtttctataatagatattgctcttgtaGACTTTCGAGGCTGgaccatccttatccatacggattaagttagcCGCGGACtataacctattaagccggattgtAACCACAATTAAACGGTCATGGTATACCTCATAGATTTATATATAGGCTATAGGGTCTTCCATCTTCTTGTAGGGGCTATGTCACTAAAGACCTAAGTTCTGTCTGTACAGCAAGGACTTTAATCCAATGGTGAGACATTTTAAGCCGAACAGTAACAGTAAGCTGAAATCGGTTCTAttcgctgccaacaaccgtgcgcggatttcatcgtcatacctCTTACCCCTAAGCATGACCCTAGATAAAAGAAATATCATCGATTTCACAGCTGCATCCTCCTTTCTCTATCGTTGTCAATTGAACGGTGCAATTCGCTgttctttcttttgttttttatgatgacgcccaccatatattttgctttgctttcattaatgtgcagccttacggttttaccctgcctatgctcTCACTTCTACCACCAATTCTACCGAGTGATGAAGTGATTTCACTGACAGAAAAAGGTATTCTACAAGGATCAACAGATCTGTCAACTCGAGAAATACACGGAATCAACCGGATCAGGCGCACAAGTTTAACCAACAAGTACGTAGTATGAAGCCTAGAATATCTCGATGCTAATCCTGTTAAGTACTTCGATGAActttgatttgagacgttcattaatggattttggatttaagacgttcaataatacgttgatcacaaaaaaCTCACTGAATCACAGTGTTGGAACTGGAAATCAACCGttgctaagtttaaacaagGCGAAACGAACACAGAGAACAATGCCCCAGTGGACTCCCCAAGCAGgctgttaccgacgaaaacatcaaaaaagtccacaaaacaATTTTGGATGACTTCAAAGTGAAGCTGGTCGAGATAGCGGAGCCTCTACAGATACCAAAGGTGCCTCGCCCTCAAAGACAACTATATtgattaataaaatcaaatttaatcaaaatttctttttgtttttgttagccTACGAATTTTTCAGCTTACCTCTCTCTTATCGTCCCGAAAGTACGTGAAATTAAGCTGTCTAATGTGCTTTTCTTCCTTAAAGTGACTCAATCTAAGATACGAAAAACCCTATATACGGGAGCCAGATGGAAATATCCCCGTTTTTCCATCGAAACCTTATCTACTGCAGATATATATACATGATGACTGATGTCACCCTGacctttagggaacacctagagtatgcatccCAAAAGGCAGCTagttaaaaaaatgttaggcgatgacggctttacggtttcttaccagagcagaggcaaatcgtcagaccctgcctcacccctgtcctgggagcaacgtgagaGAGAGAAGAGACAGCTAGTGCTACTGCTGCATTTACAAAAATGTTTTGGAACATTGGGGCCAAAAAAATGTCGGAGATTGCGCTTTATGCGTCATTTGTGTGGGTTGAAAGATTCGTTAAATTCCCCTCAATGCGTAGCATAGTAGAGGATGCACAGCATGTGATCTTGCATTGGCCAAACTTCGCGACGGAGAGAACTCAACGAAGCGCTGAGAAAGAAGGTgaatctgaaaaatatagttGCGGAGATATTGAGGTCGAAGGAGAACTAAGCCAGTTCAGTTTCCTCCGCAACCGCAAAATTACAGAACGAGCTGCTGAAGGAAGCGCGAAAGAGGGAAGCAGAAAGGTGCAAGAATGACTAAGGTAAACTCACTCCGCTAAATAATGCCTAAGTGATGGTCTCGCGGGCCTCGGCTGGAAAGATctgatattttgaatatttaggCATGCACAAATGAGAAATCATGCACAAAATTAAATTCCGAAGGTACCGGATCTGAGTGAGCAATTATTTATGCTTAAAAATCTCAATATTTCTAAAAGCACCTCCCCCAATAGGGAATTAAATCAATTTGAGTGCACCCGTTTCCTGTATCCTTTCTTTTTGTAtccaaaaaatacataaatgtcAGGTCACCTAAGGAGGAAATGTACGGTGGCATCAATAAAAATCAACGTGCCGCGCTGCTCCCAAAGCTAAATGGAATTTAGACGCCAGCTATATTATTAACCTTCATACGTTCTTCTGGTCATTTCTgaccaaaattgatttttcgttgACTCTGTATTAGCTGTTTGTTATTCAATGAACTTTAAATATGGTAactgataatttattttcttcctaAACATGTTAGACACCagagtatttttaaaaaatgctccGTTCTTGCACAGTAAAAAATGTTACGTTTAAGTTCCTTGGGTCAAAAACGACCAATcgaatgaattttgcgaattctGGGGATAAATTCCAAtaggaaaattgttttcttgtATTGCATAGCATCCTATATGTGTTGCAATGTATTTCATCATCTTATTGCACATAGCGTGCAATGTATTGCATCATCCTCGAAGGGCTATAAAAGCGCGAGGTCATTGAACAAGTGTATCATTTGGTAAATCGTTGCCGTATAGTTTAGTTGCATAAAAGCatggactttatcgaagtagcggAGAGTTTTAGTGACGAGGACGAGGAAGTATCCgaaattgaagattatgaatcgggcgatgaagaaattgaagtttcggacgacgaccttgaagaaattattctggaagaccTACCCGAATATTTATCTAGAGACAAAACTATACAATGGTACGAACATCCTTTCCGACATTCACGAAGAAGTACAAACCCATCACTACAACCCGGAATAACACGCTACGCCGCTTCAAGGATCTCTGATATTCAGTCATCATTCGATCTATTTCTACCACCGCAGTTGGAAACGATAATTTTGCGAAATACGAATCGGGAAGGACGTAGAGTCTTAGGAGCCACTTTTGAAGATATCGATACGCCAACTTTGCGAGCTTACATCGGACTTTTGATTCTTGCAGGAGTGTTCCGATCTAACAATGAAGCAACTGAAAGTTTGTGGGATGCTGAAATAGGACGTCCAATTTTTCGAGCCGTCATGTCGAACAAAACGTTCAAGAAGATCTCACGATTCATTCGTTTTGATGATCGGTCCACGAGGAGTAGCCGCCGGGAAACAGACAAGTTTGCACCCATCCGCGAGCTGTGGGACTCGTGGGTAGATATTTTACCAAAACTCTACAATCCGCAAAAGAATATTACCATTGACGAGCAGCTGGTTCCCTTTAGGGGCAGATGTCCTTTCAGGCAATATATGCCAATGAAACCTGCTAAATATGGAATGAAGAATTGGGTAGCTTGCGACAGCGGTACAAGCTACGTCTGGAATATACAACCTTACACCGGAAGAATAAACAATACACCAGAAAGAAATCAAGGAATGCGAGTCGTTCAAGACCTGACTGCTGGATTGAAAGGTTACAACATTACggtagataatttttttacatcCTATGAACTTCCACAAAAGCTCTTGAAACGAGAGATTACATCAGTTGGAACAATTCGAAAAAATAAACCTTCGATTCCGAGAGTTCTTTTGGAATCAAAGAAGTGGCCTGCACAAAGTTCGAAATTCGCATTTACCAAAGATACGACGTTGGTTACGTATGTACCAAAGAAAAATCGAAGCGTTATTTTACAGAGCACACTACATACTACTAATTCTATAAATAATAAGGAGAATAAAAAACCGCTTATCATCGAAGATTATAATGCGTCGAAAGGTGCGGTAGATACTTTGGATAAACTTGTCGCTTGCTactcaacgaaaagaaaaactaaaagatgGCCAGTAGCAGTTTTTTGCAACATTATTGATATATCGTGTTATAATGCATTTATATTGTTTACTCAGGTAGAACCGGATTGGAACAAAAGTAAACTCTACAGGCGGCGACTTTTTTTGGAGCAGCTCGGTCGCGCACTGGTGAATCCATATATGCAGATGAGGAAGTCTCTTCCTAGAGCCTTAGCGTCTGCAGACATTGTattgaaaagcagaaatttaACTGATGACACCAATAACACTACAACAACAAAAGAGGAATCTGCCAAAAGAGGACGATGCAAATTTTGCCCTAAAGACATAAAAACCTCATTTACTTGTAACAATTGTAAAAGGTATGTGTGCAAGCGACACTTTATTGTAAAGTGCAAAGACTGTTAAAACAATATAATGTTTTGAAtactaataaaaattattatcgtttcttgaatttttttcatgatttcTTTACATTTTCTTCATGTGGTCAAAAATGACCATAGGACCTTCAACGCTAGTTGAAAAGAGGGTCGTATGAAGGTTAAGTGAGATAAAAGTGGCCAATCCGCCAGCAAACGGGTGTTTCGTGCACTGGTGGATTTAAGAGGCGGCTACTATAGACAGAACACATGGATCAAACCTTGGCCGATCGAACTAACCAGCACGGGATAACGAGAATTGAAGTCCGAAATGGTGGCAATGAACTTTGAAAACAATTTATACGGATTTCGACTACATAGGATTTTAATCTAAACTGAAAACCTCGTTCGCACTATACACACAGCCAGCAAAGACAAAAACCTCTTCTCAAGAGATCccctttttcccaatttttacaATCCCAGCGGATGCCATTTTACCTAATACAAGCACTAATGGCCTAaatgctcggacgatcctacctacttaaaaatcgaaaactctccgcaacatcgagGGCATTTGCAGAATGGTACATTTCTGCATGCTTAGAATCAGACTGTGTGGAAGTCCTAGGACATCTAGGAATACCATTTAGGATTAAGGTATTGCACCTGCAAacgatattacaatttatttgatatcccgagccaatggctcatagtttaccttcgtccccacgtatttccgttcaatgtagGTATTATGGGCAgagcaacccgtcttgtcaactagcaccATATTAAGTCTGTTATGGCGATCATTTATACCTTCCCGCTCCTAAAACATGCTCTAAGCTGACTATCACTTGCGACtctaacgtctctaacgccgcaCCACACATTCCGCTCTGGCCGTTTTCCCCtcactctttcattatgagcgggtggcgaccaccccttcctgaatcatcatcaacggcgcaacaccggtatccggtctaggcctaggcctgaatcatcatcatcatcaacggcgcaacaaccggtatccggtctaggcctgccttaataaggaactccaaacatctcggttttgcgccgaggtccaccaattcgatatccctaaaagctgtctggcgtcctgacctacgccatcgctccatcttaggcagggtctgcctcgtcttcttctgaatggcacatataaattgctccgtctcagcaaagtgCTTCCCAACACACTGCCATCTGttcagttaagtggagtcaactCATAACCTGCCCCAGAAATAGCCGCATCCAAGGGACTtgatgtaaaaataagcgcgtagtgaGTCGACTTAGCGGTGATGTTGGTGTGTTAGTGGTAGTTATTTCAACCCCAGCTTCAGACATTGCGAGAGTTCAGACAGCAGAGTATCATCATGTCACCAAGTCGAGCATGGATTGCTTGCAGAATGCCAAGATATTTATAGAAGTTtgtttcggtcatagcttggatctGGATATCTACTATTCGTAATTGGCCTCTAACGTGAACATCAGCAGcaacatacaatttgatgtcatctaagtatttTACTGGAAGACCATGACCCTCTAGCATCGTTCAGTAAACATGAAAGGGGTTTCAGTGCCATACAGGACCAAAGAGGACTTAACAAATATCCCTGGACTATGCCTCTCCAAATAGACTCTAAGGCGTCGATGCTGTCAGATAAACGTACTGACAACTTCACTAGTTGCCGACCAATGCGATACAAACGGCGACTAGGCGGGtgtgcgggacgctgtcaaaagtctaagcataatcgatatagattTTTAACTCAAATTCCCGTTTCTTCAATTACCGGGTCGATAATGAGCTGCTGTTTGCCACACCTTGATGCAACCACCCTGCTTCTCGGAAAgaatgttggtctcgaggtgcgcattgaatTTTCCACCAatatggacgttatgaatttgtagagtattcgtaagcaagtaatcggccttgtCTGCGGAATCCTGTGTCATGTCCTTTTCAGGGGCAATGTAGGTAACCTCCACAATGAGGAAGGGTGGATATTCCTCAGGCCGACAATGACCTATTTTATGCCATATGCCAACTAATCCCGTATACTGGTGAATTTTTTAAACCAGATCTCTTGAACTGTTTACAGTTCGTCGGACCTCCCTTTCTCGCCACCCCTCGTTTTCCGTACGCAAGACACTTTTGCCCCATTATCTTCAGGCTTCATTTCctagcggatttcactgagggctACCGTTTTGTCCATGTTCGTCTGCAAAAGGATTCTTTCTTCGTTAGGAACGTTACAGACAACATACGATTCACCACtgtgtaaactgaaatatcaaaattctAACATTCCGAACTGATCTTTCCCGTCTAGTAATAATCGTATCTAGAGGCGCGCAGTAAGCGTTAGATGTAGAAATTCAAAAGGATACTTGTTATATGAAATCAATTGCGATCATCCTACAGCAGATCTTTTATTACTCTTTCGACTATAACAAACGCGAAGGGGACCTATAATAGgcttccagtttttttttaagaaattgaaGTTAGGCCTCTCCTCTTCCGATGGCCCGATGCTTGAGGGGGTAGGCCGCCAGCCTTCTAATTTCGCTGCTCTGGATTCGAACCCCAGCTGTCATGGGTATCTGTATTCGTCTTGTTTTTGTTTCGCTGTTGGGAGTTTGCCACTGGTACTGCGTTTAtcgtgatgatagtgaaactgaagcacaatctgactttGTGGGaacactataccccaccaataAGCTAACAAGAAACACTATCTCCtccttaacatttttttcttataatGATTTAATCCTGGGAATGGTCTTCAGCAGAAAGTTGTTCTTAGGAAAGGCAAACAAAGCAAACAAAGTTTGCTACCTCAACATTGCTTCCCATAATGAGATAgagatattttcaacccttggACGTGATTTCTTCAACTATTATACAGCTGGAGAACCGACACTAAACTCATGTCCTTCAATCAATCACCTTTTCTTATCAGTCTATTCCCGGTGGGCTTTCAATTTCGTAAGAGGTCTCGCTATCAAACTCATTGACCATTTTATTTCCACTTTCCTACTTGAAGTAATTTAGGTACTCGCATGGTGCACTATCCAAAGATTTCTTCTCCCCAAACCTCATGCATGAGCGCATATGAGCTCATGTGCATATGTTCACCACCATATGGAGTTGTTGTAcacaaattatgaaattgagTCACGTCATGAACGGTCATCCGTCTCGTTTTTCTGTACAATCGATTTTATGAATTGAAATAAAGATTGAATGAGAGGCATGTACTCGTCAATTACACATGTGAAGTAGGGGTGCATGCGAGGGCgttagtttaaaaaaaatttgaagtatCGAAATGTCGGATAAGGTGGAACTCCATACATTTATTTGTTGTTATAAAACTTTCGCTAGATTGAATCACTTTAGATCTTtcatttataatttataatttaatcTGACTATTTAGAAAGTAATGTCCAGTCTCGCTTAGTTTGCGAATTACTGAACCAAACAACTAGAAATTTTTGTGGATTATCCAAGATATGATATTTTGAGCATCTCGTTTATCCCATTATTGTGTGTTTAAATGGGGAGGCGAAAATTGATTTCCGATAAAATCACAGTCCCAGGGCTTGATTCTTAAAAGTGTTTGGTtgcaaacaagaccttattaaaatcggttcaatgtcgttCAAACGAAGGTACCAGCCACCCTGCGCCGCGCTCGTAATCtgaaagtggtagtggataggcgACACTTTAGGGAGAGGCAACAATTGTATTGTTGGCTACACTATGCAATGGAATCCTCCCAAgatagccgacgagtgggtcgcctaaGGGCACTTCGCATAGAACTGCAGAGGAAGTACAGGCGTCTTGGGAAGTCCTGGAGGGGAGCTCAAGTAACCGGGAACGATGGCTTGTAGGTgtcgttgacgcgctatactccgctaaggggtaaatggcaaccatatatatatttatacaaTGTATATAAAACACCAAACTGTTTTACAACCTCAACATTCTCGGGATAATCATCTAAAAGCCAGAGAAAGAGGTTTTTGAACTATTGTTTGATAGTCTTtttttaagggttttgtgtaaaacaaaacctaattaaattcAGTTTACTTGCCGAAAgttataatttcttttacggatccattctcagaaactactcaacccaaacatctgaaaaaaaaaaaacaataagagGCACTAcatggtgcttaggctccgaaatacctctaTAGCAATAtctctttaaataaagttaataataatttttcgtaATTGACTACCCCCTTaagactataacatagagcataatcttaacgagtttggtagaaatctcaCTGTTACTAACGaagctttgaatgtcagtattacgcgaaagtggatattctcacctaATAtgagcatatattacgtgctaggtagtaatgggacaaatattttttgtaaaagaaatacattaAACCGTCATACTTGAAGCTTTTAGTTTCCGGTTTAGCGTCTTGTTCAGGGTTAGACCCAAAACACTGAGGGAAAATGATATTGTTTGAACAGATTTGTTCGCGTTTTCGTTAACGTTTACTCCTTTCTACCAGAACCAAAACTTAACACCTTACAAGGATGCTGTACCTCCTGCTCCACTGGCGTCATCATACGGTACCTCTCAACTAGCTTCCAAAGCCTTGGCTACACAGGAAGTTTTAGCTGTTTATGGACAATCCCCTTTTGTTGCCGACCCGGATCACTAAAATACGGCTTTAGTTTGGACTTTGTGCCAAATATCAAGAAGAATCTATTCCTCTCGCGGCTTGTCTCAATGCGTTATTTCACCAGGGCTAGTTTTAGCTAAGAGGCAGAAGTTTACTCGTTTTTCAACTTTTAAGGGCCTTTAAAGGTCTGCTTTATCTCGTTGATTGGTGGACAGCGTTCCAAAATTATGGGTGAGAAACATAAGAAAACATTCAGATTTTTCCTGTTGAGCTCACGATTGCCTCTCAGATTTATATCATTAAGAtcgacttcttttttttttgttttgtttttcatcatcaacggcgcaacaaccggtatccggtctaggcctgccttaataagggaatgcagacatcccagttttgcgccgaggtccaccaattcgatgtccctaaaagctgtctggcgtcctgacctacgccatcgctccatcttaggcagggtctgcctcgtcttctttttctaccattgatattgcccttatagactttccgggtgggatcatcctcatccatacggattaagtgacccgcccaccgtaacctattaagccggattttatccacaaccggacggtcatggtatcgctcatagatttcgtcattgtgtaggctacggaatcgtccatcctcatgtagggggccaaaaattcttcggaggattcttctctcgaacgcggtcaagagttcgcaatttttcttgctaagaacccaagtttcggaggaatacatgaggactggcaagatcatagtctagtacagtaagagctttaaccctatggtgagacaacaaccgtgcgcggatttcatcatcgtagctgttatcggttgtgattttcgaccctagataggagaaattatcaacggtctcaaagttgtattcccctatccttattcttcttcgtgtttgaccagtgcggtttgatgttgttggttgattcgtcttcggtgctgacgttgccaccatatattttgtcttgtcttcattgatgtgcagcccaagatctcgcaccaa of Hermetia illucens chromosome 4, iHerIll2.2.curated.20191125, whole genome shotgun sequence contains these proteins:
- the LOC119653407 gene encoding piggyBac transposable element-derived protein 4-like translates to MDFIEVAESFSDEDEELETIILRNTNREGRRVLGATFEDIDTPTLRAYIGLLILAGVFRSNNEATESLWDAEIGRPIFRAVMSNKTFKKISRFIRFDDRSTRSSRRETDKFAPIRELWDSWVDILPKLYNPQKNITIDEQLVPFRGRCPFRQYMPMKPAKYGMKNWVACDSGTSYVWNIQPYTGRINNTPERNQGMRVVQDLTAGLKGYNITVDNFFTSYELPQKLLKREITSVGTIRKNKPSIPRVLLESKKWPAQSSKFAFTKDTTLVTYVPKKNRSVILQSTLHTTNSINNKENKKPLIIEDYNASKGAVDTLDKLVACYSTKRKTKRWPVAVFCNIIDISCYNAFILFTQVEPDWNKSKLYRRRLFLEQLGRALVNPYMQMRKSLPRALASADIVLKSRNLTDDTNNTTTTKEESAKRGRCKFCPKDIKTSFTCNNCKSLPGYFLNWVLIHHEDGTSPETDN